A segment of the Arachis hypogaea cultivar Tifrunner chromosome 5, arahy.Tifrunner.gnm2.J5K5, whole genome shotgun sequence genome:
ATTTGAATAGTCTTCTCAATGTCAAAGTCCTTTGCTTTCAGAAACCTACCACAGCCATAGTTAGCAATTTTTACATTCAGCTTGATCCACTGTTCCATAGTTAGCAGTTGTAGTTTATTACAAGATTTGATTGAGTATACCCAATTGGATCAAAACATGATAATCAAGGAGCACCTAAATACATGTgaatatatgtataataataaataaatgatgaACTAAGTTAAAGTTATAAACCAATTAAGCTTAAATTCAAGTATATATATTCTTATGGAACCCGCAGAAACAACCAATTCAAATGCCATCATGGTTGGGAGATTGTATTCGAAGTTATAGTTATCATACTAGCTAATATCAAAGAAGACTAGATAAGAAAAAAATGTAATCCTTAACACAGACATAGTTACTGTCGATGTGTTTGTATGCTTAAATGGTCTTATTCATTAATTAGGAATTATATCTAATAGCAAACTACCATGAAGTTTCCAGCTAGAAATATATGCTTAAATGGTCAATCTTACCGCATTAGCATATGTCTATATGTAAATCTCGAAGCCCTTGGAGATATTAACTCTGTGCCCTTTAACTCTACCCAAGTTGCCAGCTTCAACGACTCCGCTCAATATGTCCGATCTGCATTTGCCTACATTAATATGCGAAACTATAAGGCCTACGCCTTAATCTTTGTTTGTGGAATAAAACTTCAAAATCATGAAAACTACTAAATTCATATATGAGGTTTAAAAGTTACAACCAGAGAATTTAAACCCCCTAAATACTAAATAGATATAGAATATATGACACTTAAGCATTGATGTATGGTCCTAAACTCAATATCAACCAAGATTAGTTTATTATATGTGTTAGATATTTTTGTCATATCCGTTTATAAATAATGAAGAACCGCTTTTTGCCCCATTGTAAAATGGATGCAGAGCAGTCAAGGACTCGCAAAATAGGAATCACTGTCATACATCGACAAGAAAATAACAAAGGTACGATATTAAATGGCTATGAATTTCACTATCCAAAAACTGAATAGTTTACAAGTTCACTTAACTACAAAATTTAAGCCATTCTTAGCAATATACATCAGAATTAGGGAaagatatttaataatatatattaaattttgtcAAAGCCGTTCTAATAATGAAATGATCTTCCAATGCATGACATAGGTGGAAGGGCTTCAACAAGGGATGCTAGAGTTGCCAGTTGTAAGGAGCAGGCAAGCAAGGGTATGTTGAGAGATATTCAAAGGATCAATTTATTATTAAAACTGCAAATTATATTTATGCATGTAATTAATGGATTTTTCCGTTCATGTTAATATTGAAATTTTAGAGTATTTGCACATGGGAGATGCAATGTATATATGCGAACACTGCTTTGCCCTTTTTTGGTACGATGAAAGGATAAACAAAAGTTATAACACAGACCAACCAAAATTTACGATGTGTTGTAAAGGAGGTCAAGTCCAACTGCCACACCTACCAGAAGCACCAAAAGTTTTGTATGAGTTGTTGTTCAATAATAACCCCAAGAGCAAGCATTTTCGTGATAACATCAGGTCATATAATAGCATGTTTCAATTCACTTCAATGGGTGCCAAAATAGACCGCGGTATAAATACTTCTAGAGGTCCACCTACATTCATTCTTTGTGGCGAAAACTACCATCTAATAGGTAGCCTAATTCCACCAGAAGGGAATAATGCGAAATTTGCCCAATTATACATAGTTGATTCACAAAATGAGGTGCACAACCGGATGTCAGCTATCAGGCAAGTAtctataacctttttattttacttaaaatattttcaagGGTTTAGATCAAACTAATTAACCTTATATAATTGAGCGTTGTTTAAAAAACTTGACATTATTTAAAACATGCAGGGGTGAAGATAACAAAAACATAGATGAAGACATTGTAAGAGATCTTAAGAAGATGCTGGATGAAAAGAATGTGTTGGTGAAGGCATTCCGCATGGTTAGGGATTCAATGGGCAAAGAATCAAATTCAACAATTAAACTTAGACTATTGGGAAAAAGGGGAAAGGATGGTAGAAGATATAACTTACCATCAACAGATGAGGTTGCTGCATTGATTGTCGGTGATTTTGACATTGACAAGACAGACAGAGACATTGTTGTGGAGACACAGAGCGGAAGATTACAAAGGATTAATCAACTCAATCCAGCATATCTGGGATTACAATATCCCCTGCTATTTCCTTATGGCGAGGATGGATACAAGGAAGATATACCGCTAAACAAAAGACACCATAACCGTGGTAAAGGACGACAGGAGGTGTCGATGAGAGAATTTTTTGCTTTTCGTATACAAGAAAGACTAGCCGACGGATCTCCACTGTTATACTCAAGAAGACTCTTTCAACAGTTTTTGGTTGATGGGTACTCCATGATTGAGTCATCAAGGCTAAACTACATACGCAGTGACCAAGAGAAATTAAGGTGTGAGATGTACAAGGGAGTAAAGGAAGCAGTACTGAATGGAGAAACAACGCCGTCATCATGTGGCAAGCGTATAATATTGCCTTCGTCATTCACAGGTGGACCAAGATACATGATACAAAACTATCAGGATGCAATGGCAATATGTAAGGTTGTTGGTTATCCAGACCTCTTCATAACCTTCACGTGCAATCCGAAGTGGCCTGAGGTTGAAGACTTTTTGAACAATAGAGAGCTGAATCCACAAGATCGACCCGACATTATTTGTAGGGTTTTCAAGGCAAAATTAGATACACTAATTAAAGATGTACGAGCAAACAAAGTTTTTGGTAGAGTTGCTGCAGGTATGTCCAATCAAAACCAATTATGTCATGGTTCAAGTTTCCAATAGCAATAGCTGTAATGTTTTATGTATGATAGTCTATTTGTCATGGATTTgaatttttcattatgaatcttGCAGTGGTATACACAATCGAATTCCAGAAACGTGGGTTACCACATGCACACATTCTACTATTCTTACACAAGGATGACAAATTTCCCACTGCCGAAGATATTGATAAGATTATATCAGCTGAGATACCCGATAAAAAGATAGACCCGGAATACTTTGATGCAGTCGAAAAGCACATGATGCACGGTCCATGTGGAGTGGCAAGGAAAGATTCACCATGTATGGAAAATTCTAAATGCATTCGACACTTCCCTAAGAAGTTTGTTGAGAATACTACTATCGACGATGATGGGTACCCGGTATACCGACGAAGAGAAGATGGAAAGACTATCAACAAATCAGGAGTCGATCTTGACAATCGTTATGTTGTACCACACAATAGGTTTCTACTCATGAGATATGGTGCCCATATTAATGTTGAGTGGTGTAACCAGTCAAGATCTATTAAGTATTTGTTCAAATATGTGAACAAAGGTCATGACCGTGTAACGGCTTCATTTTATAAAAGTGCTGCAGACAAAGAGAACATGGATGACTATGATGAAGTCAGTATGTACTATGATTGCAGGTATATTTCTCCGTGTGAAGCTGCTTGGAGGATCTTTGGTTACAACATACACTACAGGGATCCCTCGGTTGTTCGTCTAGGATTTCACTTACCCGATG
Coding sequences within it:
- the LOC140173205 gene encoding uncharacterized protein — its product is MKFPARNICLNGQSYRISICLYVNLEALGDINSVPFNSTQVASFNDSAQYVRSAFAYINMRNYKAYALIFNRFLPHCKMDAEQSRTRKIGITVIHRQENNKGGRASTRDARVASCKEQASKEYLHMGDAMYICEHCFALFWYDERINKSYNTDQPKFTMCCKGGQVQLPHLPEAPKVLYELLFNNNPKSKHFRDNIRSYNSMFQFTSMGAKIDRGINTSRGPPTFILCGENYHLIGSLIPPEGNNAKFAQLYIVDSQNEVHNRMSAIRGEDNKNIDEDIVRDLKKMLDEKNVLVKAFRMVRDSMGKESNSTIKLRLLGKRGKDGRRYNLPSTDEVAALIVGDFDIDKTDRDIVVETQSGRLQRINQLNPAYLGLQYPLLFPYGEDGYKEDIPLNKRHHNRGKGRQEVSMREFFAFRIQERLADGSPLLYSRRLFQQFLVDGYSMIESSRLNYIRSDQEKLRCEMYKGVKEAVLNGETTPSSCGKRIILPSSFTGGPRYMIQNYQDAMAICKVVGYPDLFITFTCNPKWPEVEDFLNNRELNPQDRPDIICRVFKAKLDTLIKDVRANKVFGRVAAVVYTIEFQKRGLPHAHILLFLHKDDKFPTAEDIDKIISAEIPDKKIDPEYFDAVEKHMMHGPCGVARKDSPCMENSKCIRHFPKKFVENTTIDDDGYPVYRRREDGKTINKSGVDLDNRYVVPHNRFLLMRYGAHINVEWCNQSRSIKYLFKYVNKGHDRVTASFYKSAADKENMDDYDEVSMYYDCRYISPCEAAWRIFGYNIHYRDPSVVRLGFHLPDEQNLIFKDNEKLDDVIREASVKESMFLGWFQANKIYSEARSLTFAEFPTHFVWKAKERVWLPRKSHAVIGRIFFVPPGSGERYYLRLLLNCVRGPTCYEDIRTIDGVVYSSFKDACYARGLLDDDKEYVEAIVEASYWGSELILTEAEIKDLTLMEIENILNKYNKSLKDFPPMPMPDTNQCNNLLYPNGMNRLICDELRYDRQKLAAEHVTYLGLLTDEQKEVYNKVITAVQTGKGGVFFLYGYGGTGKTFVWKTLASALRSRSHIVLTVASSGIASLLLPGGRTAHSRFAIPLNIDEFSTCNIKQGSALAELLIKTKLIIWDEAPMVNRFCIEALDRTMRDILRFNNKDSLEQPFGGKTIVFGGDFRQILPVIPKGSRQEIVNATINSSYLWDDCKLLTLSKNMRLKSSDLNSRSSELKEFADWILSIGDGSQGSRSNTGEKVVIPDDILVSDWVDPIEAICRVTYPESFSGRNIDQQIEDRAILAPTLQLVDEINNYMMSLNPAEAQTYLSSDKACPTEPNNDLLASIHTPELLNTIKCSGVPNHELTLKVGTPIMLLRNIDHSAGLCNGTRLVVTKLGKHIIEARTCAGKNKGQKVFIPRMTLSPSDHRIPFKFQRRQFPIMVSYAMTINKSQGQSLSKVGLILKKPVFTHGQLYVAISRVTNKEGLKILLCHDDDQKKETENVVFKEVFRNIC